A single window of Sebastes umbrosus isolate fSebUmb1 chromosome 16, fSebUmb1.pri, whole genome shotgun sequence DNA harbors:
- the spint1a gene encoding kunitz-type protease inhibitor 1a — protein sequence MNSLLKGQLVLLLVFLLDSSSGQLTGEDCLAQFKKGRDDFILDADESVKDGATFISSPQLDRYKDCVSACCKEPKCNVAFMERGAEEGLVNSCFLFDCLYKKKYACRFVRKKGYTNYILDSVYESYLEVDAPKDDSDRPPVANGGPDRVVQPQDTLTLNGLQSKDDMGIVSFQWQMLTGYPYAVIEKTIFDDEISVSNLTSGMYKFQLTVTDTIGQSDLTKVTVLVLTPEQSEHHCMAPMKVGPCRSAFPRWHYNGASEKCEKFTFGGCRGNLNNYLSKDECTNACYGSGKGTKSGRGLPIPSSQGERCGAPCTTEEFTCENGCCLDPGLECDKLPQCKDSSDEQKCEDLNNNFRILTQIPVNEQKVRCTEVPDTGNCRDTLTKYYYNPLQQDCFPFNYGGCLGNDNKFDTKQACLRVCHGVTETDVFARKGETERQISQSRTGIIAVAALLGVAILILLVILAYCFMKGKKKSSQHHRVPANNAPVSLEDRERLVYNSTTRPI from the exons atgaattCCCTCCTTAAAGGCCAGCTGGTCCTGCTCCTGGTGTTCCTACTAGACTCGTCTAGTGGCCAGCTGACTGGAGAGGACTGCTTAGCCCAGTTCAAGAAGGGCAGAGACGACTTTATCCTCGACGCAGACGAGTCTGTGAAAGACGGAGCCACGTTCATATCGTCACCGCAACTGGACCGATACAAGGACTGCGTGAGCGCCTGCTGCAAGGAGCCCAAGTGCAATGTCGCCTTCATGGAGAGAGGAGCCGAGGAGGGCTTGGTCAACTCCTGCTTTCTCTTTGACTGTCTCTACAAGAAGAAATACGCCTGTCGTTTTGTCAGGAAGAAAGGATACACCAACTACATCCTGGACTCTGTCTATGAGAGCTACCTGGAAGTGGATGCTCCCAAAG atgaCTCCGACCGTCCGCCGGTGGCCAACGGAGGCCCGGACCGGGTGGTCCAGCCTCAGGACACCTTGACACTGAACGGCTTACAGAGCAAAGATGACATGGGGATTGTTTCCTTCCAGTGGCAAATGCTCACCGGGTATCCTTATGCTGTCATTGAG AAAACCATCTTTGACGACGAGATCAGTGTGTCCAATCTGACATCCGGGATGTACAAGTTCCAGCTGACCGTCACGGACACCATCGGCCAGTCAGACCTAACCAAGGTCACCGTGTTGGTCCTTACTCCTGAGCAGTCTGAGC ACCACTGTATGGCTCCAATGAAGGTTGGGCCGTGTCGCAGTGCGTTCCCTCGCTGGCATTACAACGGTGCCTCGGAGAAGTGTGAGAAGTTCACCTTTGGGGGCTGCAGGGGGAACCTCAACAACTATCTCTCCAAGGATGAGTGCACCAACGCCTGCTACGGTTCAG gaAAAGGTACTAAAAGTGGTAGAGGTTTGCCAATTCCCTCGTCTCAAG GAGAAAGATGCGGCGCTCCGTGCACAACGGAGGAATTCACCTGTGAGAACGGCTGTTGTTTGGATCCGGGTCTGGAGTGCGACAAGTTACCACAATGCAAGGACTCCTCAGATGAGCAGAAGTGCGAGGACT TGAACAACAACTTTCGTATTCTGACTCAGATTCCAGTGAATGAACAAAAAG TGCGCTGCACAGAGGTTCCTGACACAGGGAACTGCAGGGACACTCTCACCAAGTATTACTATAACCCCCTCCAGCAGGACTGCTTCCCCTTCAACTACGGCGGCTGCCTAGGAAATGATAACAAATTTGACACTAAGCAGGCATGTCTAAGAGTTTGCCATGGGGTAACCG aAACAGATGTATTTGCAAGAAAGGGAGAGACTGAACGCCAAATTTCTCAAAGCCGAACAG GCATTATAGCGGTAGCTGCCTTGCTGGGTGTAGCTATCCTCATCCTACTAGTCATCCTGGCGTACTGCTTCATGAAGGGAAAGAAGAAGTCTTCACAACACCACCGTGTGCCCGCCAACAACGCCCCGGTCTCCTTGGAAGACAGAGAGCGTCTGGTCTACAACAGCACCACCAGGCCCATTTGA